CTCCTTACCGAATTGAAAACGATACACAATACATCTTTGCCGCGCAGTGGACAGCAGATAAAGTTGCAATTATTAACGGTGCAAATCCCAAATCAGTCGTCACAGCTACTAATAGCCAGGACTTGTCGATTGGTAGCACTTCTGTAGGCACGGATGATATAGTCGATCGCCCGCGAGAACTAACTGTAACCAGTGACGGTAGCCGTGCTTACGTAGTCATGGATCGTTCTGGGCGCGTTGCTGTGGTCGATCCAATGACGCGGCAACAGATAGACACTCAGCCAAATACCGCTGGTATTAACCCGATAAATTTGCCGAGTGGTGCAGAAGGTCGATCGATAGTCATAGACCCCCGCGACGAATACGCCTACATCGCCGACGGAAAAACCGGCAGCAACTCCATCTACGTTCTCGACATCAACCCATTTTCACCAACCTATCACCAAGTCACCCAAACCATCCCAGTCGGAACAGCCCCAAGCGGTTTGCGACAAATAGCCATTAGCAGCGACGGCAAAAAGCTATTTGTTACCGCACCAAACGGCGCGAACAGCAAGATTTACGCCGTTAATATTGACCCCAAAGACCGACCAATCAGCCCCGGTGCAAATCCTAAAAAGTGGAATCAATTAATCGGAAGTATCACAGCAGATGAAGGGCTAGAAGGAATAGCCAGCACCGTCAATCCGCTAGCCATGACCTTCACCAACAGCGGCAAAGATAGCAAAGAATTTGGGGTACTCAACATTACTAATAATGACCCGCTGAGCTTTGCTGCTACCACCCGATATACAAATTTAGGGCTGGGTTCCGATTTAGATTACTTTGATGTGAATGAGGGAGTCGCAGTAACGGTACTGCCAGATGCCAGTTATGCCTTTGTTGTCGGCCGCAATGCCGACACGAAATTTTTCGGTCAAGAACTACCCAGCGTAGATGGAGACCCGCGAGCCGGCAGCAACATCGGGATTATCAAAGACCCGCTAACAAATCCACAATTAGTGGCAGCAACTCGACCAATTCCCAATGGATTCGCTACCGACTTAGCGCTGTCAAGTGATAGCAAATACCTTTACGCTTCCTATCCGAATTTAAGCGGTGCTGGCGGCAAAGTTTATGTTTTTGATGTGGCGGAATTTGTCAAAACGCTGACCAACCCCAGTCAATACCGAGTAGATAATAAAGGTCGGGGTGTTGGCTTGCCATTGTTTAATAGCGCTACGGCACGAACTGCTACGGTTGCTGACTTTTCAACAATACCAATTGACAATATTAATCCAGCAGTTAGTATTGCTGCTGATTTTCAGATTCTCACCGACGCGAACAACCAATATACTTACGGCGTGCCGCCGGGAAGTAAGAAAGCTCCCATTTCTGTGACTAACCCTCGCGGTTTGGCGGCGACACCGCTGGATTGGCTGGATTTGAAAGAGCCGATAGGTACTAGCAAAAATTCAGAAAATCCCCTTAACCCAAAGTTCCAATGGAGTTTTGACAGTCCACCGAATCAGGACATTACAGAGGTTAATCTTTTCGTCAGCGTATTTGACGAAGGCGAGGGACTGTTGCCGTGGGATAAAGTAGTAGATTTACCCGACCCTAACGGTAACAAATTTCTCTACGATCAAGGGTTGAGCAAACCGCAGCAGTTAGGTTTACTGACAAAACCTTGGAACACATCTTTTTACCACGGTCAAGAAAACGATTTCAATCCCAACCGGATTTTAACTGCGACTTGGCAGAAAGATAGCACCAATATCGGCAAGTGGACTTTCGATGGCGGTAAAACATTTACTCCGGGAACAAATACCAGTTTTACGCTTCCTCCCAGTCTCAAATTGACTGCGGGTCAGAATTATAATTGGGCTGTTGAAGCTTGGAATAAACAAGGAAAACGCAACGAGGAGTTTGGTAATTTCTGGACGCCACTACCGCCAGCCCTCAACGGTGACAATACCTTCAGCAGCGTCACCGTGCTGACTCACGGCTTTAAACCTCCACTTTTTAATGAGCCGGGAATTCCTTCAGAGTTTTACCAAATGGGTAATAGCATTGCCAATGCAGGTATCGACGGTGGCGGTTTGATGATGAAGTACGACTTGCCTACTGGTTACTGGGTTCCTATCAACAAATATGGTGCAGTAGCCCCAGACTTCCAAGCAGGTTTGACTCCCAAAACCGACCCAAACTATCTCACTAAGCTAGGAAGTTATATAGCTCCATACCTGGCGAAAAAACAACCATTAGTCCTGCTAAATAACTGGTCAGAAAATAATGAGTCGGCAGTTCCTGATTCAGGCTTTACAGAGGGGGCAGCAGATGCTTTCTTTACTTCCCTCGTGCTGTTGGATGGAATGCTGAAGAATAAAACGAACACTCCTACTGACAAACAAGGCCCAGTTTTAAATTCACCGTTGCACTTTGTTGGTTTCAGTCGGGGTACGGTTGTTAACAGCGAAATTATTCAGCGTTTGGGTACTTATTTTCCTAATGCTGGCGGATCGCGAAAAAATGATACTCGCGACCTTCAGATGACAACTTTAGACCCCCATGATTTCAACCAACCGTCGCTAAATGTGGTGACCAAAAATTTCGGCGATTTCCGTGAACCGAAAGTTCAGGTGTGGAAAAATGTTACTTTTGCCGACAATTACTATCAGACAGTCCCGACTTTATCGGGCAGTACATTGACGCCGGCCGGTCGCGATATTCCGAATCTACCCTCTACTGAGGATGGAAAAACAGCTCCAGGAGTTAAGTTTCCGCGAGAAGGTTGGAGGTCAGATAATCCGAATCCTAATGCTCCGCTGTTAGGAAAACCAGATTTGTCCGCTTTGCTGGGAACTAATAAAAATAACCCAGGTTACAATAACAGCCGTGCTGGGTTTACGACAGATCCTCTGATTAGACCGGGAGATGTACACGGACGTGTCGTGAGTTGGTACGGAGGAACATCCGACTTGCTTCCAACTAACTTTCCGTCCAATGAAAACTTAGAAGTTAATCCTGTATTTCGTCGGCGAGGTGATGGATATCGGGAACGGTTGTTCGATAAAGACTTTTCATTTAACAATAGTGTTGTGACAGGCCCGGCTCGCGTTAGCCCTTGGTATACGCCGGAAAGCAAATTCCAACACGGTGCAGATGCTGCTCCTTGGGAAGGGATTGGTACGGGCTGGTTTTATTCGGCTCTGGGTGGCGGTTACAGTTCGCGCCCTAAAACAAATGTAGAGCGTATCCCGCTAGATTTTGACAATACTTATGATGCCAGGATGCGAGGAGACGCGGCGGTTCCTACTTTGTTTAATGGGAATTTTGATGCTGTTTTCGATCCTTCGGGAGTAACTCGAACTCCTTTGTCTAAGGGTCTACCTGGATGGTCGTTCCACAACGGTCAATCCGCAAATATTGATTTGGTTCAAAGTTTGGAAGACGTAAAACTTATCCAAGGGAACAGCCAACCAAACTATGCCTTTAAGTTAGAAACCAGCAAGGTGAAGGAAATTGTTCACAATCGGTTTGTGGTACCCGATTGGGGCGCTCTTCGATTTGATCTGCACGCACCAGGGATTTCCAATAAACCTACTGACAACCCTAAAGGCACGCTGGATGTCACTATTCGACCATTAGATACCTCACTTCAAGCATTTTCTCAAACAATAACTCTTCAAAGAGCTCAAAATCAAACGACGGGTGAGCCTAGCAAAGCTCCTGCTAGTTACCTAGCAGATAAATTCAAAGTAGATTACGGCATCAAGGGCTTTGAATCTTTCTATATTGACGTACCAGAAAGACTGCGCGGTCAGCCGGCAACTCTTGAATTTAAGAGCGAAGCATCTATTCCCGTCTATCTAGATAATGTCTTTTTCCGCAGCGAATCGCTGAGGTTTGGCAATCCTAATAATGCTAGAACCGCTCTGAATAACACCTATCAAAGTAACTACTTGGTAGAGAAGCCTCAATATACTGTTTCGTACAATGCTGACAAAAATACACCGAACTGGGTTGGCTGGGTACTTGACAAAGGTTGGCTAGATGGTAAAGCAGGCAGAGCAGCAGAAAAATTCGCGGAAGATCCTCAATTGCCTACATCAAATTTCTACAAGGTTCAGGATGGTGATTACGATTTTGATTCTCAGATTGCGGAAAAATACACTAAGGAGGAATATGATCGGTTTTTCTGGGGAAAGAAAGCTTTCTTCCGTTCCGCTCGCGGTCACTTGACTCCTTCAGCAGATCGCCAAAGAAGCATTAAGGATAACCTAGCCACGTTTTTGACCACAAATATTATTCCTCAAGATACCAAGCAAAACTCAGGGGTTTGGGCAACTCAAGAAGGAGAACTTCAGGAACGCGCAAAAAAAGGTTATCGGTTCGTCCTCTTTGCAGGGGGTTCTGGTCAGGGCGGCGGAAAAGTAACCTATGGGCCTCTACCTGCCAATGAAAATGTGATCGGAGTTACCCCAATTCAAAGGGGAGATGCTAACCCAAATCAATTTGCCAGTTTTAAGCCAGCAACAGATACCACAAATCCCACAAGAATTCAAGTACCGGATGCACTTTGGAAGATAGTATTAGGCTTTTCACCCCAGAACAAATCTGAGTATCCCGACATCCATTTTGCCTGGTGGGTACCTAACAATTCTTACAGCATTAAAGAGTTGCTCAACTACCAACAGCCCATTAACTATCCAGATGGTCAGCGTGGGCCAACAATCAAAAATCGAGCGTGGAAGGATCAAGCATTTACCATCACGATAGAAGCATTGGAAGCCAGACTTAACAAAGATTTACCGAAAGACAGTCAGTACGATTTTCTGTCTAATATCCCCAATTCTGCTGGGAAGAAAAAGCTCAAGGAAGTGACGGCTATCCTTCCAGCATAACTCACCTGATCGCTGCAATAGACTTCCCTGATGGGAAGTCTATTAATTTATTTTAGCTATTGTTCCGCACGCTACCATCGGGCATCAGGGTTTCCTCAAAATGGCAATCTCGGAAGTCGCCCCCGCAAACACGATCATGTTTCACCCCAAAGTCGGCTTCACGGAAGTCAGTTCTGGTCAACTTGGCTTTGTGAAAATAAACACTGTGCAACATAGCTCCCTTGAAAGTTGCCTCCGTGAAATTATTACAGATAAAGCCGAGATTGACGATTCCTGCCTTATTCAATTTGGCTCTACTGAAATCGGTATAGAAAAAACTATCGTCAGAGAACCCAGCTCTCGTCAAGTCAGCTCCGCTTAAATTGGCATGGTCAAAAACTGATTGGAAGAAACTGGTTTCGCGCAAAATAGCATTGCTCAAATCTGCTCCTTCAAAATTGCTTTTATACAAATCAACCCTAGTCAAGTCAGCCCCCCGCAAAATCACTCCATTCATGTAGTGTCTGATAGCTAGGATGTTACTGTTACGCAAAATAATATCGCTCAAATCCAACCCTTTGAATTCTTCGAGTTCCCAATACTTACCTTCCAGAAAATCATAACGCTCTACCATCAAGCCGCTGAAATTTCTCTCCCCAGCCGAATATCGATTGATGATATCTGTAAACAGCATCTTTTCCATTTTAAAAATAGCGGTATCTATCTGCGCTCCCTGAAAGTTAGCACCTTCAATATTCGCGTCAACCAAGAATGTCATGCTAAAATTTGCCGAGGTACAATTAGCATCAATCAACTGAACATCACTGAAATCAGCTCCCCACAAATTAGCGCGACCCAGATTAGCCCCTTCCAAGTCAACCTGTGATAAGTCAGCATCACTGAGGTCAGCTTCTTCTAAACAAGCATTACTTAAAATAGCGCGACTGAGATTAGCAGTGCTGAGGTTAGCTTGAGCTAGATGGGCTCCGCTGAGATTAGTTTCTCGGAAATTAGCACCCTTCAAATCAGCACCACTGAAATCGATGCCACTCAAGTTGATGTTTGCTAGATTGGCATCGACTAAGCTCATTCCAGAGAAATCTCTCTCGCCATCGGCATAGCGGATGAGCAATTCTTCTTTGTCCATAACTTTCTACCTCTATCGGTTTACACTCTTAACAATACCACCTTAGAAAAAGCTATTCTACTCCGGGATTACACTGTTCCAAATAGTGCCATCAGGCATGATGGTGTCTTTAAAGTAAGCGTCTGTAAAAATAGCCATGTCAGATTTGTTACCTCTAATTTCATCCAGATCCAACTCGGTACCAAAAAAGTTAGTTCTCGTCAAGTCAGCTCGATAAAAACTAACTCTATTTTTAAACTTAGCATTCCTAAAATCACTATCGGTTAAGTTAGCATCACCAAAACTTGTCTCAATCATCTCGGCTCCACTTAAGTTTGCTCTACTCAAATTCGCGTCGTAAAACTTAGTCTCCTGCAAATCGGTTTGAGTCAAATTCGCCCCAGTCAAATCCGCTCTGTCAAAGTTAGCTCGCCACAGACAAGCTTCGCTCAGGTTAGCCCCAGTCAAATCCGCATCTTCAAAATGTGCGTAGGCCAAGTCGAGGTCGCTCAAATCTGAGCCACTAAAATTGATTCCTTGTCCGTAAAAAACCAGGGATCGTAAGTCACTTTCCTTGAAGTTAGCTCCACTCAAGTTCACTCCACTTAAGTAGCGCTCCTTAGACTGCTCGTTGCTCAATTTCACTTTAACCAGAGAAAAGTCTCTCTCCCCTGCGTCATAGCGCCTGATCACTTCTTCAAGCCACAAGTGTTTTCTACTGTTGTATATTCTGATCAATTCTGCTTCTCGTTCTTCTTCGTTCATGACTTTATTCCTCGAATTTTTTGAGGATAATAAAAATGTTGATATTACTAAAATAGCTTAATGCTTAAAAACCAGAAAAGGCTTACTTCTGGAGCAAATTTTTGTAAACTCATGACATCACAGATTCGGCAGAAGCGAACATCGAAACACAGTCAGTACGATTTTCTTTCTAATATCCCCAATTCTGCTGCGAAGAAAAAGCTCAAGGAAGTGACGGCTATCCTTCCAGCATAACTCACCTGATCGCTGCAATAGACTTCCCATCAGGGAAGTCTATTAATTTACTTTAGCTATTGTTCCGCACGCTGCGATCGGGCATCAGGGTTTCGTCAAAATGGCAATCTCGGAAGTCGCCCCCGAAAACACGATCGTCTTTCACCTCGAAGTCGGCTTCCCGGAAGTCAGTTAGAGTCAACTTGGCTTTTTCCAAATAAATACTATGTAACATAGCTCCCTAGAAGGTTGCCTCCGTCAAATTATTGCATATCCAACCCTTTGAATTCCTTGAAGACTCACAAGGAAGAACAGCAAGCGCGACTGGCGGCGGGGTTAGCTTTGCGATCGCTCGTAACTCAACTTTTAAATTCTGGGATGAATCCGGAACAGGTGGCGCAAATGATGAATTTATCGAGTTTGGAAGTCAGGCGATTGGTAGGGGAAAACTTTTGAGTGTACTTACAGCAAAAAGGTGCGCCCGCGCACCCTAAATCACAAAATATTAACAGTCAACAGTTAATAATTAATATCATGTGCCATCTAAAGACAATCATAATATTGGTTTGTAGTGAGGACTTTAGTCCGCATCAAGAAGGACTAAAGTCCTCACTACGAACCTTTTTTATTACGATGGGTCATTCACAGGAGATAATGTAACTCATGACTAGAAAGGCTTATTGGTTGGTTTAAAGCCTTGCTTTTGGAAATAGGTTTTAAATACCTCGTGAGCAATTGGTGCGGCCGACACAGCGCCAAATCCGCCGCCTTCGACTATGACTGCGATCGCAATTTCCGGCTTGTCAGCGGGAGCAAAACCCACGTACATCGAATTGTCAGCGTGACCGGGCATTTCCACCGTCCCAGTTTTACCAGCACTTAGAGGAATCGTACCGTCATTCAGACCGCGGCCTGTACCTTTTTTCACCACGTCAATCAATCCTTCTTTAATGACCTTTAAAGTAGAAGGTTTAATACCTGTGGGGATTTTTTTGGTGAGCGGTGTATTGGTTTGAGATGCCAACAAATGCGGCTGCACTCGCGAACCGCCGTTAGCAATTGTTGATACCATAACTGCTAATTCTAGGGGAGTACAAAGTACCAACCCTTGACCGATCGCCATTGTTACCGTATCCCCAACATACCAATCTTCCTTGTACATTTTCTTTTTCTCGGCTGGCGTGGGCACTTGACCGTGATTGGCGCCGTCAATCCCCAAAAGGTCTAAATTAATCGTGCCGCCAATGCCCATTTTAGACGCCCATTTCGACATTTGTTCGGGGCCGGCAGCCATGCCTACTTGATAGAAAAATGTATTGCTGCTGTAGGCTAAAGCATCGCGGAAACCGATAACGCCTTTACCCGCACCGTGTTCGTTGAAAGAAATTCCGCCGATCGTAATTGAAGAAGATGATTCTAAAATGGAGTCCGGAGCAAACTTGCCCGATTCCATCCCGGCTACAGAGGTGACAATTTTAAATGTGCTACCGACTGGATAACCTTGAACTGCGCGATTTAAAAAGGGTTTTTCTGGCCCTTGCAGTCGATCCCATTCTTTTTGAGTCACTTTGCGGGTGAAAATATTGGGGTCAAATGTCGGCCAACTACCCATTGTTAAAAGCGCTCCGGTTTTCACGTCGATCGCCACCACGGCACCGAGGCGATCGCCCAAAGCTTTTTCCGCAGTTTTCTGCATATCTAAATCTAAAGTTAGCTGCACGGGTTTGCCGGGAATAGGGTCTTTTACACCTAAATCCTGGATTTCCTCGCCCTTAGCATTCACCTCGATCAAACGGTTTCCCCAAACGCCTTCTAAAGTTGAATTAGCTAATTTTTCAACTCCCATTTGACCGACGATCATGCCCATCGGATATGCAGGGTTAGCTTTTAATTGATCTAAACTAGCTTCACCGACGTATCCTAAAACGTGAGCTCCTAATTGCTGGTTGGGATTGTCTCGGCTCGATTCAGCACGAATTTCTACTCCGCGCAAAGCATTAGCTTGTTCTCCCAAAGCGACGAAAGTACCGACATCGATATCTTTGCTGA
The window above is part of the Microcoleus sp. bin38.metabat.b11b12b14.051 genome. Proteins encoded here:
- a CDS encoding DNA/RNA non-specific endonuclease, which gives rise to MTDKSRKLANNQFEIAVLVPNTVPLGESRIVISRKQNEKVSPKPSEVPKEVKYDSTPYRIENDTQYIFAAQWTADKVAIINGANPKSVVTATNSQDLSIGSTSVGTDDIVDRPRELTVTSDGSRAYVVMDRSGRVAVVDPMTRQQIDTQPNTAGINPINLPSGAEGRSIVIDPRDEYAYIADGKTGSNSIYVLDINPFSPTYHQVTQTIPVGTAPSGLRQIAISSDGKKLFVTAPNGANSKIYAVNIDPKDRPISPGANPKKWNQLIGSITADEGLEGIASTVNPLAMTFTNSGKDSKEFGVLNITNNDPLSFAATTRYTNLGLGSDLDYFDVNEGVAVTVLPDASYAFVVGRNADTKFFGQELPSVDGDPRAGSNIGIIKDPLTNPQLVAATRPIPNGFATDLALSSDSKYLYASYPNLSGAGGKVYVFDVAEFVKTLTNPSQYRVDNKGRGVGLPLFNSATARTATVADFSTIPIDNINPAVSIAADFQILTDANNQYTYGVPPGSKKAPISVTNPRGLAATPLDWLDLKEPIGTSKNSENPLNPKFQWSFDSPPNQDITEVNLFVSVFDEGEGLLPWDKVVDLPDPNGNKFLYDQGLSKPQQLGLLTKPWNTSFYHGQENDFNPNRILTATWQKDSTNIGKWTFDGGKTFTPGTNTSFTLPPSLKLTAGQNYNWAVEAWNKQGKRNEEFGNFWTPLPPALNGDNTFSSVTVLTHGFKPPLFNEPGIPSEFYQMGNSIANAGIDGGGLMMKYDLPTGYWVPINKYGAVAPDFQAGLTPKTDPNYLTKLGSYIAPYLAKKQPLVLLNNWSENNESAVPDSGFTEGAADAFFTSLVLLDGMLKNKTNTPTDKQGPVLNSPLHFVGFSRGTVVNSEIIQRLGTYFPNAGGSRKNDTRDLQMTTLDPHDFNQPSLNVVTKNFGDFREPKVQVWKNVTFADNYYQTVPTLSGSTLTPAGRDIPNLPSTEDGKTAPGVKFPREGWRSDNPNPNAPLLGKPDLSALLGTNKNNPGYNNSRAGFTTDPLIRPGDVHGRVVSWYGGTSDLLPTNFPSNENLEVNPVFRRRGDGYRERLFDKDFSFNNSVVTGPARVSPWYTPESKFQHGADAAPWEGIGTGWFYSALGGGYSSRPKTNVERIPLDFDNTYDARMRGDAAVPTLFNGNFDAVFDPSGVTRTPLSKGLPGWSFHNGQSANIDLVQSLEDVKLIQGNSQPNYAFKLETSKVKEIVHNRFVVPDWGALRFDLHAPGISNKPTDNPKGTLDVTIRPLDTSLQAFSQTITLQRAQNQTTGEPSKAPASYLADKFKVDYGIKGFESFYIDVPERLRGQPATLEFKSEASIPVYLDNVFFRSESLRFGNPNNARTALNNTYQSNYLVEKPQYTVSYNADKNTPNWVGWVLDKGWLDGKAGRAAEKFAEDPQLPTSNFYKVQDGDYDFDSQIAEKYTKEEYDRFFWGKKAFFRSARGHLTPSADRQRSIKDNLATFLTTNIIPQDTKQNSGVWATQEGELQERAKKGYRFVLFAGGSGQGGGKVTYGPLPANENVIGVTPIQRGDANPNQFASFKPATDTTNPTRIQVPDALWKIVLGFSPQNKSEYPDIHFAWWVPNNSYSIKELLNYQQPINYPDGQRGPTIKNRAWKDQAFTITIEALEARLNKDLPKDSQYDFLSNIPNSAGKKKLKEVTAILPA
- a CDS encoding pentapeptide repeat-containing protein, whose amino-acid sequence is MNEEEREAELIRIYNSRKHLWLEEVIRRYDAGERDFSLVKVKLSNEQSKERYLSGVNLSGANFKESDLRSLVFYGQGINFSGSDLSDLDLAYAHFEDADLTGANLSEACLWRANFDRADLTGANLTQTDLQETKFYDANLSRANLSGAEMIETSFGDANLTDSDFRNAKFKNRVSFYRADLTRTNFFGTELDLDEIRGNKSDMAIFTDAYFKDTIMPDGTIWNSVIPE
- the mrdA gene encoding penicillin-binding protein 2, with amino-acid sequence MAGDFSFNSQVRFDKNGLDNAARQRSRSFQVMVFMLIVTTMVAMPMFRLAELQLVQGAYNRQRAENNRIRPVSVAATRGQLLDRNGKIFAANRVSRSVYLWPKERSPQEWQEVAATLDPIVKLPAAEIIKKIDGAGYKSALPVRLSKDIDVGTFVALGEQANALRGVEIRAESSRDNPNQQLGAHVLGYVGEASLDQLKANPAYPMGMIVGQMGVEKLANSTLEGVWGNRLIEVNAKGEEIQDLGVKDPIPGKPVQLTLDLDMQKTAEKALGDRLGAVVAIDVKTGALLTMGSWPTFDPNIFTRKVTQKEWDRLQGPEKPFLNRAVQGYPVGSTFKIVTSVAGMESGKFAPDSILESSSSITIGGISFNEHGAGKGVIGFRDALAYSSNTFFYQVGMAAGPEQMSKWASKMGIGGTINLDLLGIDGANHGQVPTPAEKKKMYKEDWYVGDTVTMAIGQGLVLCTPLELAVMVSTIANGGSRVQPHLLASQTNTPLTKKIPTGIKPSTLKVIKEGLIDVVKKGTGRGLNDGTIPLSAGKTGTVEMPGHADNSMYVGFAPADKPEIAIAVIVEGGGFGAVSAAPIAHEVFKTYFQKQGFKPTNKPF
- a CDS encoding pentapeptide repeat-containing protein, which codes for MDKEELLIRYADGERDFSGMSLVDANLANINLSGIDFSGADLKGANFRETNLSGAHLAQANLSTANLSRAILSNACLEEADLSDADLSQVDLEGANLGRANLWGADFSDVQLIDANCTSANFSMTFLVDANIEGANFQGAQIDTAIFKMEKMLFTDIINRYSAGERNFSGLMVERYDFLEGKYWELEEFKGLDLSDIILRNSNILAIRHYMNGVILRGADLTRVDLYKSNFEGADLSNAILRETSFFQSVFDHANLSGADLTRAGFSDDSFFYTDFSRAKLNKAGIVNLGFICNNFTEATFKGAMLHSVYFHKAKLTRTDFREADFGVKHDRVCGGDFRDCHFEETLMPDGSVRNNS